The following are from one region of the Ischnura elegans chromosome X, ioIscEleg1.1, whole genome shotgun sequence genome:
- the LOC124170893 gene encoding eukaryotic translation initiation factor 2D isoform X1, translated as MFRKPYKVKSNTQVKGSERKKIRSEIGNNFPQLTDDDLLNLLPNKESITTMKVVTHSGESVMIYCAEKIPVVFVVEKVMYPTVFMLWKFPSLIYSFTTHPVVFSKIVGGADLMLPGVVLEEPFTIKSFGNLKKGDLVSINLTDNMAPVAVGTAALSSFDMYMSAKRGKGVHIVHYNGDLLCSNIKLGPPNLGPPKLVSLEDLNCENKLIVDESSDYLEKGDLFVDSNTISQSDMPKIDELYVEGNILEKVAEIIDHAEECDEPIPVNERVVAAADCGVEKELVDTEKIVDCDCTQGVDSSDAEIIRNDLEISSEPIIATPFETEGTGLSSQELMDKLMEYCFLKALKTTARKLSLPLLTSNFFKLHMIPACPKSDTLDVKRSSYKKLSKFLKEMEGKKVIEVRELTKGVESIVSVNYDNPLLKQFVEDSDDEEGSFEHPVSKAPEVNEMFVINATTLPLFRVFGYKKGESLMATSIRQHLTDYVTKKSLQSSDDKRFVKLDHLLSSCLRLKENDQITWKELMTTCIEQMGNSYSIGQSGSVSKGKLKPIEITVATRTGNKKVTLIGNLEAYGIDCTEFAKKCQHGVAASATITQVPGSKSSQVMVQGNQVIFLEKLLTGEYQIHKRYIRGLENAPKMKKSKRPISK; from the exons ATGTTCCGGAAACCGTATAAAGTGAAGAGCAACACCCAAGTCAAAGGATCGGAGAG GAAGAAGATTCGCTCAGAGATAGGGAATAATTTCCCTCAGCTTACTGACGACGATTTGCTCAACCTGTTACCCAATAAGGAGAGTATCACAACAATGAAGGTAGTAACACACAGTGGAGAGTCTGTGATGATTTACTGTGCGGAAAAAATCCCAGTTGTGTTTGTGGTTGAAAAGGTTATGTATCCAACAGTTTTTATGTTATGGAAATTTCCAAGTTTAATTTATAGCTTTACTACTCATCCTGTGGTTTTTTCTAAAATTGTCGGTGGCGCAGACTTAATGCTTCCTGGTGTGGTGTTGGAAGAGCCATTCACTATTAAATCCTTCGGAAACCTCAAGAAAGGGGATCTAGTGTCTATCAATCTGACTGACAACATGGCACCAGTAGCTGTGGGCACTGCggcattgtctagttttgacatgtataTGTCTGCCAAACGTGGCAAAGGTGTTCACATTGTCCACTATAATGGAGATTTACTTTGCTCTAATATTAAATTGGGCCCACCTAACCTTGGACCACCGAAGCTAGTGAGCTTGGAAGATTTAAATTGTGAGAATAAGTTAATTGTGGACGAATCGTCGGATTATTTAGAAAAAGGTGATCTGTTCGTGGATTCCAATACTATAAGCCAAAGTGATATGCCAAAGATTGATGAACTTTATGTGGAGGGTAATATTCTAGAAAAAGTAGCTGAAATAATTGACCATGCTGAAGAATGCGATGAGCCTATTCCTGTGAATGAAAGGGTTGTGGCAGCTGCAGATTGTGGTGTGGAAAAGGAATTGGTGGATACAGAGAAAATTGTGGACTGTGATTGTACACAGGGTGTTGATAGTTCTGATGCTGAGATAATCAGGAATGACCTCGAAATTAGTAGTGAACCTATTATTGCAACTCCGTTCGAGACTGAAGGCACTGGTTTATCTAGCCAAGAGTTAATGGACAAATTGATGGAATATTGCTTTTTAAAAGCCCTAAAAACGACCGCCAGGAAATTGTCTTTGCCACTTTTAACCAgcaatttcttcaaattacaCATGATTCCAGCTTGTCCCAAAAGTGATACGTTGGACGTTAAGAGATCAAGCTACAAAAAGCTCTCGAAATTTCTGAaggaaatggaagggaaaaaggtaATTGAAGTTAGAGAACTTACGAAAGGAGTGGAAAGTATTGTGAGCGTGAATTATGATAATCCGTTGTTGAAGCAATTTGTGGAAGATTCAGATGATGAGGAAGGGTCATTTGAACACCCTGTCTCAAAGGCTCCGGAAGTCAATGAAATGTTTGTCATCAATGCGACTACGTTGCCTCTGTTCAGAGTATTTGGATACAA GAAAGGAGAGAGTTTGATGGCAACATCAATAAGACAGCACCTGACGGATTATGTGACGAAGAAAAGTCTTCAAAGCTCAGATGACAAGAG GTTTGTGAAACTGGACCACTTGTTGAGTAGTTGTCTTCGTCTGAAAGAAAATGATCAGATTACATGGAAGGAATTGATGACAACATGTATAGAGCAAATGGGGAACTCATATAGTATTGGTCAGTCAGGCTCGGTTAGCAAAGGGAAATTGAAGCCCATTGAAATAACAGTGGCTACGAGGACTGGAAATAAGAAG GTCACTTTAATTGGGAATCTTGAGGCCTATGGAATTGACTGCACTGAATTCGCAAAGAAGTGCCAGCATGGTGTTGCTGCTAGTGCCACAATCACACAAGTACCAGGGTCCAAGTCATCGCAAGTGATGGTACAAGGAAACCAAGTCATCTTTTTAGAGAAGCTATTAACAG GGGAGTACCAGATTCACAAGAGATACATAAGAGGTTTGGAAAATGCCCCTAAAATGAAGAAATCAAAGCGACCCATCAGTAAATGA
- the LOC124170893 gene encoding eukaryotic translation initiation factor 2D isoform X2 — protein MLPGVVLEEPFTIKSFGNLKKGDLVSINLTDNMAPVAVGTAALSSFDMYMSAKRGKGVHIVHYNGDLLCSNIKLGPPNLGPPKLVSLEDLNCENKLIVDESSDYLEKGDLFVDSNTISQSDMPKIDELYVEGNILEKVAEIIDHAEECDEPIPVNERVVAAADCGVEKELVDTEKIVDCDCTQGVDSSDAEIIRNDLEISSEPIIATPFETEGTGLSSQELMDKLMEYCFLKALKTTARKLSLPLLTSNFFKLHMIPACPKSDTLDVKRSSYKKLSKFLKEMEGKKVIEVRELTKGVESIVSVNYDNPLLKQFVEDSDDEEGSFEHPVSKAPEVNEMFVINATTLPLFRVFGYKKGESLMATSIRQHLTDYVTKKSLQSSDDKRFVKLDHLLSSCLRLKENDQITWKELMTTCIEQMGNSYSIGQSGSVSKGKLKPIEITVATRTGNKKVTLIGNLEAYGIDCTEFAKKCQHGVAASATITQVPGSKSSQVMVQGNQVIFLEKLLTGEYQIHKRYIRGLENAPKMKKSKRPISK, from the exons ATGCTTCCTGGTGTGGTGTTGGAAGAGCCATTCACTATTAAATCCTTCGGAAACCTCAAGAAAGGGGATCTAGTGTCTATCAATCTGACTGACAACATGGCACCAGTAGCTGTGGGCACTGCggcattgtctagttttgacatgtataTGTCTGCCAAACGTGGCAAAGGTGTTCACATTGTCCACTATAATGGAGATTTACTTTGCTCTAATATTAAATTGGGCCCACCTAACCTTGGACCACCGAAGCTAGTGAGCTTGGAAGATTTAAATTGTGAGAATAAGTTAATTGTGGACGAATCGTCGGATTATTTAGAAAAAGGTGATCTGTTCGTGGATTCCAATACTATAAGCCAAAGTGATATGCCAAAGATTGATGAACTTTATGTGGAGGGTAATATTCTAGAAAAAGTAGCTGAAATAATTGACCATGCTGAAGAATGCGATGAGCCTATTCCTGTGAATGAAAGGGTTGTGGCAGCTGCAGATTGTGGTGTGGAAAAGGAATTGGTGGATACAGAGAAAATTGTGGACTGTGATTGTACACAGGGTGTTGATAGTTCTGATGCTGAGATAATCAGGAATGACCTCGAAATTAGTAGTGAACCTATTATTGCAACTCCGTTCGAGACTGAAGGCACTGGTTTATCTAGCCAAGAGTTAATGGACAAATTGATGGAATATTGCTTTTTAAAAGCCCTAAAAACGACCGCCAGGAAATTGTCTTTGCCACTTTTAACCAgcaatttcttcaaattacaCATGATTCCAGCTTGTCCCAAAAGTGATACGTTGGACGTTAAGAGATCAAGCTACAAAAAGCTCTCGAAATTTCTGAaggaaatggaagggaaaaaggtaATTGAAGTTAGAGAACTTACGAAAGGAGTGGAAAGTATTGTGAGCGTGAATTATGATAATCCGTTGTTGAAGCAATTTGTGGAAGATTCAGATGATGAGGAAGGGTCATTTGAACACCCTGTCTCAAAGGCTCCGGAAGTCAATGAAATGTTTGTCATCAATGCGACTACGTTGCCTCTGTTCAGAGTATTTGGATACAA GAAAGGAGAGAGTTTGATGGCAACATCAATAAGACAGCACCTGACGGATTATGTGACGAAGAAAAGTCTTCAAAGCTCAGATGACAAGAG GTTTGTGAAACTGGACCACTTGTTGAGTAGTTGTCTTCGTCTGAAAGAAAATGATCAGATTACATGGAAGGAATTGATGACAACATGTATAGAGCAAATGGGGAACTCATATAGTATTGGTCAGTCAGGCTCGGTTAGCAAAGGGAAATTGAAGCCCATTGAAATAACAGTGGCTACGAGGACTGGAAATAAGAAG GTCACTTTAATTGGGAATCTTGAGGCCTATGGAATTGACTGCACTGAATTCGCAAAGAAGTGCCAGCATGGTGTTGCTGCTAGTGCCACAATCACACAAGTACCAGGGTCCAAGTCATCGCAAGTGATGGTACAAGGAAACCAAGTCATCTTTTTAGAGAAGCTATTAACAG GGGAGTACCAGATTCACAAGAGATACATAAGAGGTTTGGAAAATGCCCCTAAAATGAAGAAATCAAAGCGACCCATCAGTAAATGA